The following are from one region of the Dermacentor albipictus isolate Rhodes 1998 colony chromosome 5, USDA_Dalb.pri_finalv2, whole genome shotgun sequence genome:
- the LOC135898282 gene encoding uncharacterized protein has protein sequence MEVENMGDCTDTKEKVEIACILARILAAESEADAAKAVKDRIKRQLLLNGCTFYALALPTRVCNRSTWAFIRHEKWFEETVPHLGGHNFKQSFRVNPSTFRFLVESLRHVLEKQVTNMRDPITAEKRVAIGLYKLCSSAEDRTVANLFGVGRSSVNVIYREFCAAVVSVLESDWIRMITEEEMPRHIQEFEAVCDFPQAVGALDGCHFPISPPKKYATDYYNYKGWHSIILLALVDHKYRFRYCNVGAPGRCHDAHVFGVSRLSKIVNSPLFKAPVAAVGTTAVPPIILCDQAFPLTPNLMKPFGHRTVISEAERNFNCHLSGARRIVENAFGRLKARFRFIAKRMECSVGNARLAIRACCVLNNICEHFNDSVHPQWLSEVQQSNATFPQPSRRTEAEIGNASAIRTALVEYYKRRN, from the exons ATGGAGGTCGAGAATATGGGGGACTGCACGGACACGAAGGAAAAAGTCGAAATAGCATGCATTTTGGCAAGgattcttgctgcagagagcgaAGCAGACGCCGCAAAGGCAGTCAAAGACCGTATTAAGCGGCAGTTGCTACTCAACGGGTGTACATTTTATGCCTTGGCGCTTCCCACGAGAGTCTGCAACCGATCGACGTGGGCTTTCATCCGCCACGAAAAGTGGTTCGAGGAGACTGTGCCTCACCTCGGTGGCCACAACTTCAAGCAGTCGTTTCGAGTGAACCCCTCAACGTTCCGGTTTCTCGTGGAAAGTCTGCGCCATGTGCTCGAAAAACAAGTTACCAACATGCGTGACCCGATCACTGCGGAAAAGCGTGTCGCCATTGGCCTCTACAAATTGTGCTCTTCTGCCGAAGATAGAACTGTGGCAAACCTCTTCGGCGTTGGGCGCTCATCCGTCAACGTCATTTACAGAGAGTTTTGCGCAGCTGTTGTCTCTGTGCTCGAAAGTGACTGGATCAGAATGATTACTGAAGAGGAAATGCCTAGGCACATCCAAGAGTTCGAAGCCGTGTGCGATTTCCCTCAagctgtcggtgcccttgatggctGCCATTTCCCTATTTCGCCTCCAAAGAAGTACGCCACCGACTACTACAACTACAAGGGTTG gCACAGTATTATCCTACTAGCATTGGTCGACCACAAGTATCGATTCAGATACTGCAATGTCGGTGCCCCAGGACGCTGCCACGACGCACATGTGTTTGGTGTTTCACGGCTGTCGAAGATTGTCAACAGTCCCCTTTTCAAAGCACCTGTTGCCGCAGTGGGTACCACAGCAGTCCCACCGATAATATTATGCGATCAAGCATTTCCACTAACCCCAAACCTCATGAAGCCATTTGGACACCGAACTGTCATCAGTGAAGCTGAAAGGAATTTCAACTGTCATTTATCTGGAGCAAGGAGGATAGTTGAAAACGCATTCGGAAGGCTAAAGGCCCGGTTCCGTTTCATTGCGAAAAGAATGGAGTGTTCTGTTGGCAATGCCCGTTTGGCTATACGAGCATGCTGCGTGCTCAATAACATTTGCGAGCACTTCAACGACAGTGTCCACCCACAGTGGTTAAGTGAGGTGCAGCAGTCCAATGCTACATTTCCACAGCCATCACGCAGAACAGAAGCTGAAATTGGAAATGCATCCGCCATCAGGACAGCACTTGTGGAATATTACAAGCGAAGGAACTGA